From a region of the bacterium genome:
- a CDS encoding vitamin B12 dependent-methionine synthase activation domain-containing protein: MTRAKFDLAVKAALVWKHLRMPAREAAPELRGDFDDAYRRARAVLEPRYSYARAAAVAARGRTLELEGGVVFESGDLVKLAAGASAVVAIAATVGDGVDELAREYDGRGDTFAMTVADAVGSVAAEELISLVHGSIKDEAARAGEAVTRRISPGYGDFELAAQERLLRLAGGFELGISLTENYMMIPRKSVTAVAAVVAK; this comes from the coding sequence TTGACTCGAGCGAAGTTCGATTTGGCGGTTAAGGCCGCGCTGGTGTGGAAGCACCTGAGGATGCCGGCGCGGGAGGCGGCGCCCGAGCTCCGCGGCGATTTCGACGACGCTTACCGCCGGGCCCGCGCCGTGCTCGAGCCCAGGTATTCGTACGCTCGCGCGGCCGCCGTCGCGGCCCGCGGCCGGACGCTGGAATTGGAGGGCGGCGTAGTCTTCGAGAGCGGGGACCTCGTTAAGTTGGCGGCCGGCGCTTCCGCCGTCGTCGCGATAGCGGCGACGGTGGGGGACGGCGTCGACGAGTTGGCCCGCGAGTACGACGGCCGGGGCGACACGTTCGCGATGACGGTGGCCGACGCCGTCGGCTCGGTAGCGGCGGAGGAGCTTATCTCGCTGGTCCACGGCTCGATTAAAGACGAAGCGGCTCGAGCCGGCGAAGCGGTAACGCGGCGCATAAGCCCCGGCTACGGCGACTTCGAGCTCGCGGCCCAGGAGCGCCTGCTCCGGCTGGCCGGCGGCTTCGAGCTGGGAATAAGTTTGACCGAGAACTATATGATGATTCCGCGCAAGAGCGTGACCGCGGTTGCGGCGGTTGTGGCGAAATGA
- a CDS encoding homocysteine S-methyltransferase family protein, with protein MKLRREQFKALARKRVLLLDGAMGTLLQDKGLPAGEPPDGFNLYNPDAVRAAHAAYVAAGADIILTNTFGATKRRLAPFRLASRADEINRAGVALAREAAGDKVRVAGDVGPLGEYPEPLGALSFDEAYREFYRQARVLADAGVDLVVVETMSDLREAKAAVVAARAAFDGPIIAFMTFDEDGRAVTGTPPEVAAVTLVAAGADAVGANCSVGARELVPVIRAMAAAVDVPVCAEPNAGLPRLVAGKTAFRQTPAQFASWVPKLVAAGAAVVGGCCGTTPEHVRLAAKAAEGLTPPRRSRGERRSTLAARARLVVVGGGAPVVVGERINPTGRRELTREFARNRFDLAAREAEAQVAAGAAVVDVNVGDGEGAAGTMAAAVRAVQDAVDVPASVDSARPEVLEAGLKAAVGKPLLNSCPASARAMARLLPMARRWGAAVVGLAMGARGIPATAASRLKLAEKFVGRALDEGIALDDIYVDPLMLTAARGGAAQTFETLREIKENLGVRTVMGVSNVSHGLPERDVLNAAAFLYAAGAGLDLAIVNPLDERMRQAMRTASALAGGEREVASYVEAFSRKAPRKKERKRKATPGGELYEAVLGGRRERAKAAAARALKNSPKPLVINDKFIAPALKEVGRLFERKEYYLPQVIRAAEAAQAAFGVVEKAIDKKSRRPAGRVVFATVAGDVHDIGKNVVAAVLRSHGFDVYDLGKNVSTPRVVESAAARRADVVALSALMTTTMPEMGKVAEALRARGVKARLLVGGAVVTKKYADEIGAAYARDAVAAARVAKRLVRP; from the coding sequence ATGAAACTTCGGCGCGAACAATTCAAAGCGTTGGCCCGGAAGCGCGTTTTACTGCTGGACGGCGCGATGGGCACGCTGCTCCAGGATAAGGGCCTGCCGGCCGGCGAGCCGCCGGATGGGTTCAACCTATACAACCCCGACGCGGTGCGCGCGGCGCATGCGGCCTACGTCGCCGCCGGCGCCGACATCATTTTGACCAATACTTTCGGCGCGACGAAGCGGCGGCTCGCGCCTTTTCGCCTCGCCTCCCGCGCCGACGAAATAAACCGCGCGGGGGTCGCGCTGGCGCGGGAAGCCGCGGGCGATAAGGTCCGGGTGGCAGGCGACGTCGGCCCGCTGGGCGAATATCCGGAGCCGTTGGGCGCGCTCTCGTTCGACGAGGCGTACCGCGAATTCTACCGTCAGGCGCGAGTGCTGGCCGACGCCGGCGTCGACCTCGTCGTCGTCGAGACGATGTCGGACCTGCGTGAGGCCAAGGCCGCGGTAGTGGCGGCGCGCGCGGCGTTCGACGGTCCTATAATCGCCTTTATGACGTTCGACGAGGACGGCCGCGCCGTTACCGGTACGCCGCCCGAGGTCGCCGCCGTTACGCTCGTCGCCGCGGGCGCGGACGCGGTGGGGGCCAATTGCTCGGTGGGGGCGCGCGAGCTCGTGCCGGTTATCCGGGCGATGGCGGCCGCGGTGGACGTTCCGGTGTGCGCCGAGCCGAACGCCGGCCTGCCCCGGCTCGTGGCGGGCAAGACGGCGTTCCGGCAGACGCCGGCCCAATTCGCGTCGTGGGTGCCGAAGCTCGTCGCCGCCGGCGCCGCGGTGGTGGGCGGTTGCTGCGGCACGACCCCGGAGCACGTACGGTTGGCGGCGAAGGCGGCCGAGGGTCTGACGCCGCCGAGGCGCAGCCGGGGAGAGCGCAGGTCCACGCTCGCCGCCCGGGCGCGGCTGGTCGTCGTAGGCGGCGGCGCGCCCGTCGTCGTGGGCGAACGGATTAATCCGACGGGCCGGCGCGAGCTTACGCGGGAGTTCGCGAGGAACCGATTTGACTTGGCGGCCCGCGAGGCCGAGGCGCAGGTGGCGGCGGGCGCGGCCGTCGTGGACGTGAACGTCGGCGACGGGGAAGGCGCCGCGGGAACGATGGCGGCGGCGGTGCGCGCGGTCCAGGATGCCGTGGACGTGCCGGCGTCGGTCGACTCCGCGCGGCCGGAGGTGCTGGAGGCCGGTTTAAAGGCCGCGGTGGGGAAGCCGTTGTTGAACTCTTGCCCGGCGTCGGCGCGCGCTATGGCCAGGCTGCTGCCGATGGCGCGTCGCTGGGGTGCGGCCGTGGTGGGCCTGGCGATGGGCGCCCGCGGCATCCCGGCGACCGCGGCCTCGCGGCTGAAGTTGGCCGAGAAGTTCGTGGGTCGGGCGCTGGACGAGGGCATCGCGCTCGACGACATATACGTCGACCCGTTGATGCTTACGGCGGCGCGGGGCGGCGCGGCCCAAACCTTCGAGACCCTGCGCGAGATAAAAGAGAACCTGGGCGTACGTACGGTTATGGGCGTGAGCAACGTGTCGCACGGCCTGCCGGAGCGAGACGTTTTGAACGCCGCGGCGTTCCTCTATGCCGCGGGCGCGGGCCTCGACCTCGCCATCGTAAATCCCCTCGACGAGCGGATGCGGCAAGCTATGCGTACCGCGTCGGCTTTGGCGGGCGGCGAACGGGAAGTGGCCTCGTACGTCGAGGCGTTTTCGAGAAAAGCTCCGCGGAAAAAAGAGAGGAAGAGGAAGGCAACGCCGGGCGGCGAGCTGTACGAGGCGGTTCTCGGCGGCCGGCGCGAACGCGCCAAGGCCGCGGCCGCTCGAGCCCTAAAAAATTCCCCCAAGCCGTTGGTTATAAATGATAAATTTATCGCTCCGGCGTTGAAGGAAGTGGGCCGCCTTTTCGAGCGGAAGGAGTATTACCTGCCGCAGGTGATTCGGGCGGCCGAGGCGGCGCAAGCGGCGTTTGGCGTCGTCGAGAAAGCGATCGATAAAAAATCGCGCCGGCCCGCGGGCCGGGTCGTCTTCGCTACCGTAGCGGGCGACGTACACGACATAGGCAAGAACGTCGTCGCCGCGGTGTTGCGGAGTCACGGGTTCGACGTATACGATTTGGGGAAGAACGTTTCCACGCCGCGCGTGGTCGAAAGCGCGGCGGCGCGGCGGGCGGACGTCGTGGCGCTGTCGGCGTTGATGACGACGACGATGCCCGAGATGGGTAAAGTCGCGGAGGCGCTGCGGGCGCGAGGCGTCAAGGCGCGCTTGTTGGTGGGCGGCGCCGTCGTTACGAAGAAGTACGCCGACGAGATCGGCGCCGCGTACGCGCGGGACGCCGTCGCCGCGGCGCGCGTCGCAAAACGTCTGGTTCGACCGTAA
- a CDS encoding GDP-mannose 4,6-dehydratase: protein MKILITGVTGFAGSHLADFALAQGDVEVFGTARWRSPNQNIEHIADKITVVDADLRDASSIESLVADIKPAWIFHLAAQSYVVSSWKLPSETITTNIVGTVNIFEAVRRAKYSPRILVACSSEEYGYVEPGEVPITEDNPLRPLSPYGVSKVGQDLLSYQYFKSYGVEVVRTRAFNHTGPRRGRVFVCSNFAIQIVEAQKGLRPHVSVGNLDAVRDFTDVRDTVRAYWLALEAAEAGDVYNICSGKGYSIREVLEKLIAISGADVDVVVESERLRPSDVPLLVGDNAKFVKRTGWRPQIPFDQTLSDILEYWRERI from the coding sequence ATGAAGATACTGATAACGGGCGTTACGGGGTTCGCCGGCAGTCACCTGGCCGATTTCGCGCTGGCCCAGGGCGACGTCGAAGTCTTCGGCACGGCGCGCTGGCGCAGTCCCAACCAAAATATCGAACACATCGCGGACAAGATAACGGTCGTAGACGCCGACCTGAGGGACGCGTCGTCCATCGAGTCGCTGGTGGCGGACATTAAGCCGGCGTGGATATTCCATTTGGCGGCGCAGTCGTACGTGGTCTCGAGCTGGAAGCTGCCGTCGGAGACGATAACCACCAATATCGTGGGGACCGTCAATATTTTCGAGGCGGTCCGTCGGGCGAAGTATTCGCCCCGCATCCTGGTCGCCTGCTCCTCCGAGGAATACGGTTACGTCGAACCCGGCGAGGTCCCCATCACGGAGGATAACCCGCTGCGGCCGCTTAGCCCGTACGGCGTGAGCAAAGTGGGCCAGGATTTATTGTCGTACCAATACTTCAAGTCGTACGGCGTGGAGGTGGTCCGCACCAGGGCGTTCAACCATACCGGCCCGCGGCGCGGCAGGGTGTTCGTGTGTTCCAACTTCGCCATCCAAATCGTCGAAGCGCAGAAAGGGCTCCGGCCGCACGTCAGCGTGGGCAACCTCGACGCCGTACGCGACTTCACCGACGTGCGCGATACGGTGCGGGCGTATTGGCTCGCGCTCGAGGCGGCGGAGGCGGGCGATGTCTACAATATATGCAGCGGCAAGGGGTACAGCATCCGGGAAGTTTTAGAGAAGCTGATCGCGATAAGCGGCGCCGACGTCGACGTCGTAGTCGAATCGGAGCGGCTCCGGCCGTCCGACGTACCGTTGCTCGTGGGAGACAACGCCAAGTTCGTAAAACGGACCGGGTGGCGCCCGCAGATACCGTTCGACCAAACCCTTTCCGACATATTGGAATATTGGAGAGAGCGGATATGA
- a CDS encoding UDP-glucose/GDP-mannose dehydrogenase family protein, translating to MKIAVVGTGYVGLVTGACFADLGNAVICADVDRRKIEMLKRGETPIFEPGLVEKVRINARVGRLSFTDDVADAVKKSKIIFVAVGTPSGPNGEADLSQVRAVAETVGRAMDGYRSVVNKSTVPVGTGDIVSHIIAEESGGAYPYDVVSNPEFLREGSAIHDFMQPDRIVIGCSNAAAGEMVAELYAPLNAPIIITDVLSAEMIKYTSNAFLALKISFINEIANICERVGADVREVVEGVTKDGRINPAFFGAGVGYGGSCFPKDTLALVDIAAKADYDFKILKAVVDVNAVQRDLFVEKIAARLGELKGKKVAVWGLSFKPNTDDIRESPALYIIQKLLEGGAVVTAYDPVAMDGAKEVLPGVGYADDPYAAAEGADALAVVTDWNEFKEADFKGLVKAMRRPLIFDGRNIYDPAKVEAAGVEYVGVGRRPGAAAREPDTKP from the coding sequence ATGAAGATCGCAGTCGTAGGTACCGGGTACGTGGGCCTGGTTACCGGCGCGTGTTTCGCCGACTTGGGGAACGCCGTGATTTGCGCCGACGTCGACCGCCGGAAGATAGAGATGCTGAAGCGCGGCGAGACGCCCATCTTCGAGCCGGGCCTGGTGGAGAAGGTCCGCATAAACGCGCGCGTGGGGCGGCTGTCTTTTACCGACGACGTGGCCGACGCGGTCAAGAAGTCGAAGATAATTTTCGTGGCGGTGGGGACGCCGTCCGGCCCCAACGGCGAGGCGGACCTGAGCCAGGTACGCGCCGTGGCCGAGACCGTCGGCCGGGCCATGGACGGCTACCGCTCGGTGGTCAACAAGTCCACCGTTCCGGTGGGCACCGGCGACATCGTGAGCCATATCATCGCGGAGGAGTCCGGGGGCGCGTATCCCTACGACGTCGTATCCAATCCCGAGTTCTTGCGGGAGGGGTCGGCCATCCACGACTTCATGCAGCCCGACCGCATCGTAATAGGGTGTTCGAACGCCGCCGCGGGCGAGATGGTGGCCGAGCTCTACGCGCCGCTCAACGCCCCCATAATCATTACCGACGTGTTGTCGGCGGAGATGATCAAATACACTTCCAACGCTTTCCTGGCCCTCAAGATCTCTTTCATAAACGAGATAGCGAACATCTGCGAGCGGGTGGGCGCGGACGTGCGAGAGGTGGTCGAGGGCGTCACCAAGGACGGCCGCATCAACCCGGCGTTCTTCGGCGCCGGCGTGGGCTACGGCGGCTCGTGCTTCCCCAAAGACACGCTGGCGTTGGTGGACATCGCGGCCAAGGCCGATTATGATTTTAAAATACTCAAGGCCGTGGTCGACGTTAACGCCGTGCAGCGCGACCTCTTCGTGGAGAAGATCGCCGCGCGCCTGGGCGAATTAAAAGGAAAAAAGGTCGCGGTGTGGGGCCTGTCGTTCAAACCCAACACCGACGACATCCGCGAATCGCCGGCGCTGTACATTATCCAAAAACTGCTCGAAGGGGGCGCCGTCGTAACGGCGTACGACCCGGTCGCGATGGACGGGGCCAAGGAAGTACTCCCCGGCGTGGGTTACGCCGACGACCCCTACGCCGCCGCGGAAGGCGCCGACGCGCTGGCCGTGGTCACGGATTGGAACGAGTTCAAGGAAGCCGACTTCAAAGGCCTGGTCAAGGCGATGCGGCGGCCGCTCATCTTCGACGGCCGGAACATATACGACCCGGCCAAGGTCGAAGCCGCGGGCGTGGAGTACGTCGGCGTGGGCCGGCGGCCCGGCGCCGCGGCGCGAGAACCGGATACTAAACCTTAG
- a CDS encoding UDP-glucuronic acid decarboxylase family protein, producing the protein MARYVITGGAGFIGSHLAERLLQEGNDVVVLDNLVTGDPENVEVLNEHDAFEFRDVDVARPYELDGAADYVLHVASPASPDDFERIPLEIMAVNSEGTRLAAELALERGARFLFASTSEVYGDPEVHPQSEDYWGNVNAFGPRAVYDESKRFGEAMVAAFKRHRGLDVRVVRIFNTYGPRMRPSDGRLIPNLISQALAGKPLTVYGDGSQTRSFCYVGDMVDGILALLYSDVAEPVNIGMPEEMTVLDMAEMIRDAVDRGLEIAYRPLPVDDPRRRRPDITRATELLGWRPRVPVSEGLPKTIEWFRRKLARD; encoded by the coding sequence ATGGCGCGTTACGTTATAACCGGCGGCGCGGGGTTCATAGGCTCCCACCTCGCCGAACGCTTGCTGCAGGAGGGGAACGACGTCGTCGTTCTCGACAACCTCGTCACGGGCGACCCCGAAAACGTAGAGGTCCTGAACGAGCACGACGCCTTCGAATTCCGGGACGTCGACGTCGCCCGGCCTTACGAGTTGGACGGCGCCGCCGATTACGTCTTGCACGTCGCGAGCCCGGCCAGCCCGGACGACTTCGAGCGGATTCCCCTCGAGATTATGGCCGTAAACTCGGAGGGGACGCGCCTGGCCGCGGAGCTGGCGCTCGAGCGCGGCGCGCGGTTCCTGTTCGCGTCCACGAGCGAGGTGTACGGCGACCCGGAAGTTCACCCCCAGAGCGAGGATTATTGGGGCAACGTCAACGCCTTCGGGCCGCGCGCCGTATACGACGAGTCGAAGCGGTTCGGCGAGGCCATGGTCGCGGCCTTCAAGCGCCACCGCGGCCTGGACGTACGGGTGGTGCGCATCTTCAACACCTACGGGCCCCGCATGCGCCCCTCCGACGGCCGCCTGATACCGAACTTGATTTCGCAGGCGCTGGCCGGAAAGCCGCTGACGGTTTACGGCGACGGCTCGCAAACCCGTTCCTTCTGCTACGTCGGCGACATGGTGGACGGGATTTTGGCGTTACTCTATTCCGACGTAGCGGAGCCGGTTAATATCGGCATGCCGGAGGAGATGACCGTCCTCGATATGGCGGAGATGATACGCGACGCCGTCGACCGCGGTTTGGAAATCGCGTACCGGCCGCTGCCCGTCGACGACCCGCGCCGCCGCCGGCCCGATATCACCCGCGCTACCGAGCTGTTGGGTTGGCGACCCCGGGTGCCCGTCTCGGAGGGTTTGCCCAAGACGATCGAATGGTTCCGACGGAAGTTGGCCCGGGATTAG